In the Flavobacteriales bacterium genome, GTCATGTGTAAACATCCAGCAATTCTTGCTCCTGCCAAAGGCTTAGAATCTCCGAATTCTTTCCTTAAACTCATTAAGCCCGGCATCTCCGCTTCAGCAATAGTAATTTCTTTTCTACCCCATTCAGCTAACGAAATATCCTTTACTTTATACTTCTCTTTTTGATTCACAGCAGTGTCGCTCATATTATTCAATTTAATTAT is a window encoding:
- a CDS encoding adenosylhomocysteinase, coding for MSDTAVNQKEKYKVKDISLAEWGRKEITIAEAEMPGLMSLRKEFGDSKPLAGARIAGCLHMT